In Candidatus Kryptobacter tengchongensis, a genomic segment contains:
- a CDS encoding 2-oxoglutarate dehydrogenase E2 component encodes MKVEVIMPKMGESLQEGTILKWHKKPGDRVKRDEILLEISTDKVDTEIPSPADGILTEILYKENETIPVGTVIAYIETEISEVEVKTGEKKEEIKVEGGREIKRGEEFPSFISEEIPVKTKRFYSPVVREIARREGISLEELEKIPGTGYGGRLTKNDLLNYIEAKRKKVEVRPAVVEEVEEIKPPVAKPEFYPEGKVEIIEMSHVVKAMAEHMLRSVKTSPHVSAISECDMTEIMNFIDRYADEFQKREGFKLTLTPFIVDAVVKALKEFPLINSSVEGDKIIVKKYINIGIAVATDYGLIVPVVKNADEKNFIGLARSVNEIVMKARNKKLTPDDIQGGTFSITNYGVFGNIIGTPIINQPQVAILGVGAVKKRPVVITKDGVDYIAIRSMAFLTLSFDHRIIDGALGGRFLERVVYYLENFDFKGII; translated from the coding sequence ATGAAGGTGGAAGTCATAATGCCAAAGATGGGGGAAAGCTTACAAGAGGGAACAATACTCAAATGGCATAAAAAACCAGGAGATAGGGTTAAAAGAGATGAAATTTTGCTTGAGATAAGCACTGACAAGGTTGATACCGAAATACCTTCGCCTGCGGATGGAATTTTAACCGAAATTTTATATAAAGAAAATGAAACAATCCCCGTCGGCACTGTGATTGCATATATAGAAACGGAAATATCTGAAGTTGAAGTAAAAACAGGAGAAAAAAAGGAAGAAATTAAAGTAGAGGGGGGAAGGGAAATCAAAAGAGGTGAGGAATTCCCAAGTTTTATTTCTGAAGAAATTCCAGTTAAAACGAAAAGATTTTATTCGCCTGTCGTCAGAGAGATTGCAAGGCGTGAGGGAATCTCACTTGAGGAGCTTGAGAAGATACCCGGCACAGGTTATGGTGGAAGGTTAACAAAAAATGACTTATTAAATTACATTGAAGCAAAAAGGAAAAAAGTTGAAGTTAGACCAGCGGTCGTTGAGGAGGTGGAAGAGATAAAACCGCCAGTGGCAAAGCCAGAATTTTACCCAGAGGGAAAAGTTGAGATAATTGAGATGAGCCATGTTGTTAAAGCAATGGCTGAACATATGCTAAGAAGTGTGAAAACATCTCCACATGTTTCTGCGATTTCTGAATGTGATATGACGGAGATCATGAACTTTATTGATAGGTATGCAGATGAATTTCAAAAAAGGGAAGGATTTAAACTCACTCTTACACCATTTATCGTTGATGCAGTCGTTAAAGCTTTAAAGGAGTTTCCGCTTATAAATAGCAGTGTTGAGGGTGATAAGATAATTGTAAAGAAATATATAAACATTGGAATTGCGGTTGCAACGGATTATGGTTTAATAGTTCCAGTAGTTAAAAATGCTGATGAAAAAAACTTTATTGGACTCGCAAGATCTGTCAATGAGATCGTCATGAAGGCGAGAAATAAAAAGTTAACACCTGATGACATCCAAGGTGGAACATTTAGCATCACAAATTATGGGGTTTTTGGAAATATCATTGGAACTCCAATCATAAATCAACCACAGGTTGCGATTCTTGGTGTTGGTGCTGTTAAAAAGCGTCCTGTAGTTATAACAAAAGATGGGGTTGATTATATCGCAATTCGCTCAATGGCATTTTTAACGCTTTCGTTTGACCATAGAATCATTGATGGAGCACTTGGAGGTAGGTTTCTTGAAAGGGTCGTCTATTATCTTGAAAATTTTGACTTCAAAGGGATAATCTAA
- a CDS encoding membrane dipeptidase, translating to MRRFLLSLLIVFSFACAQKENQDNKKVDYLKLHYDAIVADTHNDVLLRAMNGEDITVETRNGHSDLVRLKKGGVDVQVFAVWVDPVAFEKNAFKRANDMIDTLYSIVKRNSDKIAIVVNSAELEKALSQGKICAVIGVEGGHAIENSIEKLEQLYNRGVRYLGLTWNNSTDWASSGYDETTNPSKLKIIGLSEFGKKVIEKMNELGMIVDVSHLGEQAFWEVIKTTKKPVIASHSSVYNLCPHYRNLKDEQIKAIAQTGGVVFVNFYAEYIDSTFTTKRTELEKKYKAQFDSIRVLYEHNQQAYRRARRQLMLKISEELRPPLDVLIDHIDYIAKLVGVDHVGLGSDFDGISITPLEMDDVTFLPNITKKLLERGYSIEDVRKILGGNFMRVFKQVCG from the coding sequence ATGAGAAGGTTTTTATTGAGTTTGTTAATTGTGTTTTCATTTGCCTGTGCGCAGAAGGAGAACCAGGATAATAAAAAAGTTGATTATTTAAAACTTCATTATGATGCAATAGTTGCAGATACTCATAACGATGTTCTTTTGAGGGCGATGAATGGGGAGGATATAACAGTTGAAACGAGAAATGGGCATAGTGATCTTGTCAGATTGAAAAAAGGTGGTGTTGATGTACAAGTTTTTGCTGTTTGGGTTGACCCAGTTGCGTTTGAAAAGAATGCTTTTAAAAGGGCAAATGATATGATTGACACATTATATTCAATTGTTAAAAGAAATAGCGATAAAATTGCTATTGTCGTAAATTCAGCAGAGCTTGAAAAGGCACTAAGTCAGGGTAAAATTTGTGCTGTAATAGGCGTTGAGGGCGGACACGCGATTGAAAACAGCATTGAAAAACTTGAACAGCTTTACAACCGTGGTGTAAGATATCTTGGGCTAACATGGAACAATAGCACCGATTGGGCAAGCTCTGGATATGATGAGACAACGAATCCGAGCAAATTGAAGATAATAGGTTTAAGTGAATTTGGGAAAAAAGTTATTGAGAAGATGAACGAACTTGGGATGATAGTTGATGTTTCTCATCTCGGGGAACAAGCTTTTTGGGAAGTTATAAAAACGACAAAAAAACCAGTTATAGCATCTCATTCAAGCGTTTATAATCTCTGTCCGCATTACAGAAATTTGAAAGACGAACAAATCAAGGCAATTGCGCAGACAGGTGGAGTTGTTTTTGTTAATTTCTATGCGGAGTATATTGATTCAACATTTACCACAAAGCGAACAGAACTTGAGAAGAAATACAAAGCGCAATTTGATTCAATAAGAGTTCTGTACGAGCATAATCAGCAGGCGTATCGTAGAGCAAGGCGTCAACTTATGTTAAAAATATCCGAAGAATTGCGACCACCTCTTGATGTTTTAATTGACCACATTGATTACATTGCTAAGCTTGTTGGAGTTGATCATGTAGGGCTTGGCTCTGATTTTGATGGGATAAGCATCACCCCGCTTGAAATGGATGATGTCACATTTCTTCCCAACATAACTAAAAAACTCCTTGAGAGAGGATATTCAATTGAAGATGTTAGGAAGATTCTCGGTGGGAATTTTATGAGGGTTTTCAAACAGGTATGCGGTTGA
- a CDS encoding Xaa-Pro aminopeptidase, whose product MRTLKILLLTLFAVSLSLSQDYDLLPPSFFKANREELMKQIGNEAIAIFYSNSLKTRSNDVEYRFKQDNNFFYLTGLEEPDAVLVLVPVGFAPSVLKLATRATGKYYDVTLDTIKSDFKIREVLFLKERDSLREVWTGRTLGTKGAMEKLGIQLALPIEEFKNVIRSIIFSSRAKTIYFPYPAGCFEGTLKDIIEVLESIVSSQRGRLQFADPSFILAKMRMVKKPEEIKLIQKAVDITVKAHRQVMMSCEPGMYEYEIQAIAEYVFTKLGAEYPAFPSIIASGENSVILHYSSNRKKISDGDLIVVDIGAEYHNYCADVTRTIPASGRFTPEQREVYEIVLKAQEETIKLVRPGVSFIDLQLKATEIIAEGLLKLGIIKDKNEARKYFMHGVTHHLGLDVHDVGVPGNLEPGMVITIEPGIYIPAGADCDPKYWNIGVRIEDDILVTKDGYAVLSSGAPKTIDEIERLMKRRGIGNEPID is encoded by the coding sequence ATGAGAACTTTAAAAATTTTACTTTTAACTTTATTTGCTGTTTCTCTATCTCTTTCACAGGATTATGATTTGCTTCCACCTTCTTTTTTCAAGGCAAACAGAGAGGAACTGATGAAGCAAATTGGTAATGAAGCGATCGCAATTTTTTATTCAAATTCTTTAAAAACACGCTCAAACGATGTTGAATACAGATTTAAACAAGATAACAATTTCTTTTATCTGACGGGACTTGAAGAGCCAGATGCGGTGCTCGTTCTTGTTCCTGTTGGTTTTGCTCCTTCGGTTTTAAAGCTTGCCACGAGAGCTACGGGGAAATACTACGATGTTACGCTTGATACCATAAAATCGGATTTCAAAATTCGCGAAGTTTTGTTTTTAAAGGAGCGAGACTCTCTTCGTGAGGTATGGACGGGGCGAACGCTTGGAACAAAAGGAGCTATGGAAAAACTTGGAATTCAGCTTGCTTTACCGATTGAGGAGTTTAAAAATGTTATACGGTCAATAATTTTTAGTTCAAGAGCGAAAACAATTTATTTCCCATATCCCGCTGGATGTTTTGAGGGGACATTGAAAGATATTATAGAAGTACTTGAATCTATAGTGAGCTCACAGCGAGGTAGATTACAATTTGCCGACCCTTCGTTTATCCTTGCCAAAATGAGAATGGTTAAAAAACCGGAGGAAATAAAACTTATTCAAAAAGCAGTGGATATAACCGTCAAAGCACACCGTCAGGTTATGATGTCGTGTGAGCCGGGGATGTATGAATATGAAATTCAAGCGATAGCTGAATATGTTTTTACAAAACTTGGTGCTGAATATCCAGCCTTTCCATCAATAATTGCTTCTGGTGAAAATTCAGTTATACTTCATTATAGTTCAAACCGGAAGAAAATCAGCGATGGAGATTTAATTGTGGTTGATATCGGGGCTGAATATCACAACTATTGTGCAGATGTAACGAGAACAATTCCTGCAAGTGGAAGATTTACACCAGAGCAAAGGGAGGTATATGAAATTGTTCTCAAAGCGCAGGAAGAAACAATAAAATTAGTTCGCCCTGGGGTTAGCTTTATTGACCTTCAATTAAAGGCGACTGAAATCATTGCCGAAGGTTTGCTAAAGCTTGGAATCATCAAAGATAAAAATGAAGCACGAAAATATTTTATGCATGGTGTGACGCACCATCTTGGTCTTGATGTCCATGATGTCGGGGTTCCGGGAAACCTTGAACCCGGGATGGTTATAACAATTGAGCCAGGAATTTATATACCAGCCGGGGCTGATTGCGATCCCAAGTATTGGAACATTGGAGTTAGAATTGAAGATGACATTTTGGTTACTAAGGATGGTTATGCTGTCCTTTCATCTGGGGCACCGAAAACTATTGATGAAATAGAGCGATTAATGAAGAGAAGAGGAATAGGAAATGAACCTATTGATTGA